The Ignavibacteriales bacterium genome contains the following window.
ATCGACCTGGTATGATTTTCTCTTTTCTTTTCAATTCTAATAAAACAACACACAATTCTTTTCATGAATGAAACAGATTTTTGATTTTCACCTAATTTCTGAGTATTTTATCTAAATTAATTATTGGCGTACAATGTGATAGTATAATCCGAATTATCACCTCATCTTATTTAATCCCTGAAGGAATACGATGGTAGAAACACAACAGAAGAAAAAAGGACTTGGATCGGTAGTGATCAACGCTGAACGATGCAAGGGATGCGGATTTTGCGTGGAATTTTGTCCCACCGATGCTATGAAATTATCCGATCAATATAACGCGAAAGGTTA
Protein-coding sequences here:
- a CDS encoding 4Fe-4S binding protein, with the translated sequence MVETQQKKKGLGSVVINAERCKGCGFCVEFCPTDAMKLSDQYNAKGYHPPVLVSPEKCNGCNMCGLQCPDFAIYGFMFKKKQK